The sequence GAAGCTTACGTATGCATGGAGTATGGTAATTAAGGTGGTCTATTGTTAATGAGGAGTATTAGATTAGCTCCTAACTTCAATAAATGTTTTCCTTTCATAATCAGTGCACGACTTGCACAGTAGGTTGCACCAGTTGCATATTGAAAGATATCAGCCATAACTGTCTAAAAACAAAAATAATGATTGCACAAAAAGACATTCTTTACTGGCATACCAAGTTCCGTTTGTGGATACGGTTCTTTGCATCTTCTTTAACCTAGAATGTAGACAGGGAATTATAATAGTCCCTGCAGGATTTAAACTCTTTCACTTACTGGTAGGTATGGGTGTTTGTCATACTGACGACGTATTTTCCATGGGTATTGCCCAATGTAATATGGTTTACTAGGATCATACTGTTGTAGAACATGACTGAGTCGTGGAACATTCACATATATATCATCATCAACATGACAATACCATTGGTATCTATGGAGTGATGACAATAGCACACTGTTCATGACATCTAACAACCACACCTGTCCTTGTTATCATTGTGTTTCTCTAAGGCTTTGTAGTATGAACTGAACTCTGTACCAGTTTTACAGCACAATCCTTTACTGTATAACAATAGATGATTGAAGACTAGCTCAGTTGTGAGATTTGTAATTAAAACATACAGCTTGACACATGACTATtgtactagggctgaaacaaatactaatactccATGGGTACTCTTTAAGGATTGTGGTacttggatagtaaaattgaTACTCAAGTACTCATTGACCCAGCTAACATGATGTATTTGttatcagggagtgacacaatgaaggctgtagAATTTTATTAACATAATttttttgtcagggacactaacatcagtactttaatacagtgtgtgtatcattgttattacttggaaagctgtaaactgtttaatAGGAATGACTACATGCAACTAGTATTCGTGAATACTTGATCATTAATTCTAGagagtacttgaatactaaaaaaccatgatcgtTTCATCCCTAGATTGTACCATAAAGATGGGAGCCATATTTTAGTCAAGAGGAGTGAGTGGAAGGGCAATAAAGGAGAGGGGGACTGTTGCTACACTACTAGTGTGAGAATTTTACCCATGTGATGGGCCAGTGAAACCATTCCATTTTTGTCTTCTTGCATATATCAATTGCTTATCAATTAGACATCACGTTTGGGCATTTAAATGATGGTACAGTAAAGCAATATTTGCACCCAAAAAAATTATCTTGAAGGATCAGCGACTCCATATCTGAAAAGAAATTTCTGATACACATAAACCATACAGCACTACCaaatttcatgcttttatccaataCTACACAGAATGGCCTTATTAAGGTACTCTTACAGTGAGTGATTTTCTATGCAAGACGAAACAACCACATTAAACCCTGTACATAAATAAGTACACATAGCATAACAAACGTAGAGAAAATATTTCCATGTACCTGCTTTCTTAATTGTATCGAGATATGGTTTTCCTGCAGAAGCATTATCACTGGTTATTGTTAACTGAATAATAGTGGCAGAATGTATTATCAATGTaaacatgtattgtatgtacctCGTCTTTATCTAAAAGTTGAAACCAAGTCAACATCGAAGGGAACAGCCTATCTTTGTAATTTTTCCCAGATGATTTCACAGAAAAGTATATATTATGAGTGTAGTTTGCATTAACTTTTTCCAATGGTTTGCCATTAATTTTAATGGGAGTAATTTCTGGAGAATCTGATACAATCGCGTTTTCATTAGTAGAAGTGGACTCTGCTACTTTACCATCAGTTTGTGGAGTAGGACTTGTATGATCAGGTAAATTGGGTGCTTTCTTTTTATTAACATTTTGATTTTGATTGGTAGAAGTGGGCTTCACTTCATGTAGTGTGAGGTTAGTGTAATCAGGTTCTTCTTGATTGTGATCAAGTTTATCTGGAGAAGTTTCTTTTTCAATAGCAGAAGTGGACTCTGCTACTTTATCATCAGTTTGTGGAGTAGGACTTACATGATCAGGTAAGCTGGGAACTTCTTTCTTATGATCACTTTTATTCTTATCAGTGTAGTTGGAGTTCACTTCTTTATACTTAACTTGTGTGAGATTAGGGTGATCAGGATTGTGATCAAGTTTATCTGGAGAAGTTTCTTTTTCAATAGCAGAAGTGGATTCTGCTACTTTATCATCAGTTTGTGGAGTAGGACTTACATGATCAGGTAAGCTGGGAACTTCTTTCTTATGATCACTTTTATTCTTATCAGTGTAGTTGGAGTTCACTTCTTTATACTTAACTTGTGTGAGATTAGGGTGATCAGGATTGTGATCAAGTTTATTATCAGGGAAACTCCCAAAATTGTTGATTGTCGTGTGCTCCACTACAAGCACATCCTAAACACAATGAGCCATTATAAATCAGCAAAGATAAAACTATACAGCAGAGGGTCGGATTCTCAAAGAGAAGGGGTAATGTAGGTACAGTTACGTAGTATTTATAACACATATATTATACAAGACTAAAAGAGGTACATTTTGTGCCATCCAGCAGAATGTAGAGATCTATTTAGAAGAGTAAAACAAGAATTCTGAAAGTTTTTAATTTCTAAGAATGCACACATATTTCAAAGTCCAGATAGATTTTGAATATACAGAACTTCACAGCAAAAATCTAAATCCGGATGGATTTTGATTAACAAAACCACAAACTAAAAATAAAGAGGATCTGAATAACTGTACTGATGTGATAATCTCTGCACTGGGCAGTAGACTGTGTAGACTCAAGCTCAACAGTAACTCTTTTCCAGGTTGTATCTCCACTGGACTGGTACAATAGGACCTTGATTATTGAAACTCCTGAGCCATTAACTTTAGAATgatagaagtgactgttctattagagtattttgcctatGAAAGTGCATGTAAACTAGCAGAACTCTCAACAGCGATTCTGCATCAGGTGTTGGCTGTTGACAGTTTAAATTCAATTCTCAAAGACAATACTACACAATGCTAAAGTTCAAGTTGTTGTTGTGTTAGTTTAAATGTATTTTTAaagtacataattttttttattcaacatAGTTTCAGTTTCAAGTTTCTGAATGCCTGGTTTACACCTTGCAAGTTCTAGAGATAGCTACTAATAGATAAATCAAGTTTCGGGTGCTACAAATTGGCGCAGGCAAATACTCCTGGGCCAGGGCTAGGCTCTACAAGTGAAGGTGTGGCACCCATAGTCCCATTCATCTGTTATGTGAGTTAGCTTTCTCAGTTAACACATGGTAcacattgatgttacagctaggTGGGCTGCTTCTAGGCCACCAGGTCCTTTAACAGCTGGTGAGTAAAGTTgtttgctcaaggaaacaataacAGAAACTGGGCTTAACTACTCGCTGTCTCTGTCTGTCTCtctcacgcatgcacacacacaatatagaagaaaaaaacacagaGTAAAGTAATAAAAAGACCTGGTTATATAGTGACAGATTTGGCATGCAGCAGCACATACAGCATAACCATGAACCAATTCAAATAGCTGTAGCTACAAATGTTACACATAGCTATCAGTTATCATCCATGAGGGGTTGAGTCCATTATAGACCATAAAAGTGAAACTTGTATTTTGTGGTTAGCCATCCAGTGTAAGTGGCTAAATGGTATATATATTTATAGTGAAGCCATGTAAGATTGCTTGGTTAGTGCTTAGGTGGCTTTGTTATAATGTTTGGTGTATCACGAACCATGTTAGTGGTTCATAAtatggttcataatagagatcgcctatgtttttagccaaaatcctaatagaacacacacctaaacaccaccttaggaagcCCCCCCAgccacaaaagaagccttagaagtaaATTTGGAAGATGTTTAGGTTCACTggaaatatgaagtcaaaaggaatgaataaaagtacttttttaaatttctgaaatatgccattttgttcgcCTTATTATTTTTTCCACAGGGCTAgaagcaaaatgtgagtactttttgggctacataactttccttcctatgtctttcttcacatccatgacctatttttaaatgcatattacaatgataacacattctcaagcaaatttgcttcttgtataggttcactttgccattgatcttctgacatAGTGTCTGCAAGCAGTGCAAGGGTGACCAACGTGCTAACTGTGTTAATAAGTAACcaatctatttatgttaacaagttcaaaaccttatatcattacctatattcaaccacagtatattaccgtaagcaaggaaattttgacgtaagaaaaatttgacgaattcacacttcagcagatttAACAAATTAAACGTTGACGAAAATCAAcaaattgtagacaaaacctgtacttttaaaggcgcttataaacatttgacattttaaatttgatgaattaaactgATTCGTCAAAttagtcaaatttttttgacgtcaaaatttccttgcatatggtaagttcataccagagcaacaatgttgttgtgtacctgACTTATTGTGACCACATAGCTGCACatatcagaagccatactattgctgaccacaacatgctatacactgcctatagttggatatgtcaaagctctacagtacaaagtacattcaatagtaatgaaacaatacactggtgtttgctaactctgataatgttagctgactacttaacagctactatacatgatgactaacttgatatagatgtttagtactgtgtaatattaacaactcttattatcatgttagctatccataaatggattaataaaaagcaaacaaactagtgtaaaaataattttaaaaattaaaacatgagaatagagatcgctgaaaaaagtaaagaaacaagagtcaaacaagccagcatgttaaacacacagatctctatttggactcaaaaaaaatatttatatagaagcattctcagtacttatctgcccctgatttatggagaaactactgttttttccttagtttctaccatatctgttgagtccaaatagagatctctgtgtgtttaacatgctggcttgtttgactcttgtttctttacttttttcagcgatctctattccacatgttttaatatttttacactagtatatatataacTGGAAATTTTAGAGGAATGAGACTTTTGCAAATTTTGTGAGTAATGACAGCTTTGTAAAACATAATCATGAAATGTTTGAGGTTGATACATGTAGCTATTACCTTACCAAAACAATGTTAAAATGTTTTCTAGACTTTCATGaataaaaagatgtgaaaatcgTACTTGCACAGCAGCGTTGAAACctggtcgggtcatccgggtcaaccaggtcacattttctccgggtcatccgggtccgacccagtttacaaattatccgggtctgacccggattggatcacgtgagaaacgaaattcttcatttgacgacgtggaaacttataaacgctattgcGTAGCtttttcgtgagccacacccacttattgcattaccaacatacgctcagccacgctcatttattAGTAAGCGCAGTATGTATCATGAAACTGAGTGGTgaagggtagctattgtcagtaggtgatgactttttttttttttggtcttcaacttacagctaggctgaagttgcaatggAACCCCCATTTTTAAAAGCCtcgatccgcccctgtttactcaacacgaatcgaatgcacaaaacgtagtctcgctcacttgctcgagactagccgaaacatagctcttatcgcacgcctcggctttaattaatccgggtcaatctgggtcacatccgggtcagtgggtagACCCGCTTTCAACGCTGTTGCACAGTTTCGCAAAAGTTTCATCCTTTGAAAATGTCTGGCTATATGGTATTTCCTTTGAACGGACAGTACAATCACAGCTATTCTTATATGGTGGGGCTTGACTATATGGTAGGACTTGCCAAAAATCAAATACATCCAGGAGCAGAAAAGAATGTTGAGATGCACATCTTACTAGAAACTGCCTATCCTGTACTAACATCACAGTTGTTTTACAGGAAGATAGAAAACCTTACTGAGCCTTACAAGCAATGTTTGCATTACTGATGTAGCTAAACACTCAAACATGTGACTAAAACTAAATCTTCTAAATAGAACACCCATTGCATACAACAAGACAATAAAAGGTTGAAATGTACTGAGATAGGATACCATGCATATTGCCTGTTTTGTGCTTAAAATCGTAAAAGATAATAAACTTCTTATCGATTATTAagacaatatatgtgacccagtctgagaaaaccggtcttatcatccatgtcagcagatttgatttttcatccaggacacaaagctacatgaataaactatctaattccacaatcaaaacttgagtggtctggttttgctggctgcttttcccaaacccagtggcgatccgtacgtgtggtgtggggcctcaATGGAGccctggtcagcctggggatgactgtacatggctgtatagctctgtggtgttgaataagtacctctgctgtgaatttcctttcattttagccagttttgagacttcAATGGCCCTAATTCatccttggccttccttttcaatttttgaacaccatcttgcctgccttccaggaccccccctcccacccaatttgcagctcgcctggtacagtcaacctcggtttaaaaactatctaaaatggcgggaaacttagttgttggctacttgcacagtggatactctggaaggtaaggaattagtgtaaaacgtgtgaaaatttggtacacatagcttcaaccattggcaagctacaacacactaaatacttaaaaccggcgtttctcaatacctttaaataggcgataagcccggttttcccagactgggtcacatatagtatacaaacaggggcctagactcaggATTACCATACACTGATAGCCAAAGAGCGATCAgtgcaggagccctggcaagacttacattacttaacttacagtacaaaattaactACACAGTAACAAAGTTCAGATCAAGAGGTCCAATAGATCCCACTCTGGGGATAATGCTTCAGTTTCAGCAACATGGTGAACTTGGAGGCATTTCCCCCTACAACACACTCATACGAGCTCATAGGATATATTAAAGAGGAAGGTTTATATTGAAAACTAGGGTGTACTGCACTAAATCGGCGACAATGGAAGAGAATAGCAACTGGACTTTGTATCCAAGGTCTTCATAAGTATCATTATGGTCTcacatagccagaccactacttttttgtgtgtgtctgGTTACACAAGACTGGCATCATTATATAAGTCAAAATATGAAATTAACTTCTCTGGGATGTCCCTGTATGCCTCACCATTAGTCtagcgcagccagaccactatttcagtGCTGGGGCTTATCaattggagattataagcgcccacgctgaaaagggtctggtacacttccaataggccagTTGTGACAGCACCTTGAGGTGTCAATAGGCTGATTGTTCGACTAGTCTCTAATTATCAGCACTGGTGATTTAAAACGTATTTGAATCAGTCAACAGTCTCGAAGTATTAAATGAGGTGCTGTCACACAActggcctattggaagtgtaccagacccttttcagcgcgggtgcttataatctccaatcgataagccccaGTGCTGAAATAGTGATCTGGCTGCGTGAGACTACCTCACCATATGCTTCAAACACTGTATGATTTATCATAGTTATTCTACTTTTGAGGGAAACATTTAAAATACGTATTACATGTCGATACAGGAACATAAGTGATTCTTGAAAAAATTCACATGTCCCCACTGCTTCCCGGTactctcgcatggccagaccgctattccagcgcaggggcttatcgattagagattataagccccaatctctaattgataagcccTACGCTGgaatagcggtctggccacacgagactagttTCCTGGGAGGGAGGTGCAGGGGGGTGTCACGTACGTacgtgctgtaggtagatctgcaaagtcttgaccggccgaaatttcactttgacctgtgactaagagcctttttcgacctttgaccggtgacttagcaacgacatttcagcacttttcgattgtgggttggaagcttttatCCTTGACCATTGAATTGGCAcaattttggtggccttgacctttgacttagactttgaccgcggttgcagatctacctacagtgagtgcctctGTGTCACCCCCTTGAGGTGGGGGGGATAaactaccgtatagcctaaatattgaGGGGGAAAAATTTCGCTGATTTCGTGGTTTTGAGGGTCATCAgcaaaattttagccttgaaatatttagaccatagtctaatacattttgagagtgttaatgcacctatcaatgttatcccccacctaccctctcccgggcgtagtgggggaaatggtggggatatgcctttttgaaaaatctaattctccacccatgggggaacgactagtggtcaaatctccatgtagtatggctgttaggtactttaggaaacaggtcaattcctttagcttgcaagttaaaacaaacgcctaaaatttcgagcggtcaaatgccccactagtggggcatagTTTCAATCAAATCAGGTCAAactcccccactaatcccctagtaagcccgggaggggggtagtggggtttaacattgataggcgcataacaaatccacgaaaattttacATTGGTCAACCTcgaatatttaggctatacggtacattGAATTGATAGATCACCCGGTATAATACATTCCCACTCACGTACAGGAGCCACTTCAGGTATCGGTACCCAGTAGTTAGAAATTAACAGTGTCACGATAACTAGACATAAAAACGACGATCCAGTGGCAATGAGGTATACTCGCAGATAATCGGTAGAACTAGTTAGGACCATCAGTGTCGCTCAGGCAGTTACAGATGAAACTTCGCAATAAGTACACATCCACCTCTGAAAATTTTTTTGATGCGCTAAttatttcgagggggaaattttcgctgatttcgcggttttgggggtcatcagcgaaaattttaaccttgaaatatttagacctccatatagtctaatacattttggtagtgtttgcaaatccacgaaaattttatatttagcaacattgctcaacctcaaaatatttagactATACGGTATCCTGAGCATACCGGATGGCAGAGCATGAAGCTATGCTTTATAATAATTTAACCATACCCTTGAGCAATGACGACAAACATAGTACACTCGGCTGCAGATCTGCACAGCCCGGGCACATATAGTAGCGTTATGTCTGTGTTGCAAGTAGAACTATAATAAGAAATAAGGGACACAGACAGTGACAATAAGACATTTAAAACACATACAAGAATACGTTATTAAGAAGAAAGTTAGTCAGAACTGCTTATGTCTTTTCTCTCTCTTTGACTTAGCATCGGGAACATCCACATCAAGATAATCCTCATCATCGTCGCTCACAAACACATCATATTTAACAGCAGCATAACCAGGTTGTTTTGGAATGACCTTCAGTTGGTTGTGATATTCATCTACCAGCTTCATTAACTCGTTGGCTATCACTTCGACCCGCTTCATACCATCTGCCCATGAATTACTGCTCTCTGTGCTGGTGTGGGCTCTGCCTAGCTTGCTACGGACTTCACTAATGTTGTCTACCTTGGCCTGAAGTGTGATAACTTGTGGCACTTTCTTTCTGTTGTCTACAATTCGTTTTGCCTCCTCCATTACATCATTGTAGCACCATTTCAGTACCTCTTGGTATCTCATGTAATCTTGCATCTTCTCCACGTGAGTAGTTGTGGTGCAGTGGATGTGGTAGGCATCTTGTTCCAAGTTGTAATCTTCTTCTGGTTCTGCCTCTTGTCGTAAATAAACACCGCAAACTTTACAATACCACTTCTCTCCAACTCCACTGCCTGCTAAATTTAATGCTGGAGTACTAATGACACTTGGTGGGCTGATTGGTTCACCAGTACCGAGTGCTTCAGAGTAGTAGTCAGTTTGCTCAAATTCCTCATATAAAGTATTGATGTCACCAGGTTGCATAAACTGCATTTGTTGTGCAGCTCCTCCCATTTGTTGTCCAATAACTGGTGGCATAGGTGTGTAATGGTTGGTGACAGGGTCAGGTAACGGTGCTTCTGTGCTCTGGAAATAGTTCTGCTGTGCCCAAGCTAACTGGTACTGGAGCTGTTCTGGTGTCATCCCAGCTGCTATTAGGCTATTGAGCATATCAAAGTGTTGCTGTGGAGTGACATATTCAACTGACAATGACTGGAGGTCACCAAACTGATGGGGTTGCTGTAAACCTTCTGATATAGCCTCGTCTAAAGCAGAGTGCATTCCTGAAGTTGCatagggaaatgtgtatgttgAATGTGGAGCTGTAGGCTCTACAGGAATTGACGCAAGATATGGTGACATGTGTGGACTGGGGGACTCTTCAGATGAGAACACAAGAGATGTGTTATCTGAATTAGGATCAATGCTAGTACCAAGATCAATATTTAATCCCTTAACACCAACTGTTGTTGACTGTCCAATGGACGTTTTCGATCTCATGGGAAGTGAAGGGTTATCAGTGGTAGGGAATCCTACCTTGACCTTGGGCACATCTTGATTTTGCTGTTCATTCTTAGGACTAATGTGTGACCCAATAGGGGCTATAGTGGGCTGTTGTGGATTAGACGCAAACTGTTGAACTAACATTGGCAATGGTTGCAGCCCATGTTGTGGAAAGAAACGAGACTCGATCCTTGTAAAGACAAAAGGTTTAATTCCATAGCTATATCGCATGTTAACCACGTAACTTGAATACTTTTGCTGTATATCTCGTACAACACAAAACACTTCTTTAACATCAGTGGCCATTGCTGTGTGCTTGATGGCATTCAAAAGATGTGGTCGGTCTTGTAACGTACTTTGAAGATGTTGCATattgatagctagtgaacaaaTACTGGAGTGAATTGCCTGTAAATCTTTGTTTACTATCAATGGAGCCAGATTTCCAAGCAAACACAAACAGAGAACAAAGCACCGTTCAAATCCATTGTTGTAAATGCTCCTTCCTAATGCATACGTTAGTATGTTAAATGATGGAACTTCTAAACCCACCAAAATACATACAATACGCTGCAAAAGTCGAAGAGAATCCAAATACAACTTTTCTAGTTTTTTTGCTGGTGTTTTGGCTACTGTTTGCACCACTGCAGTAAGCATCCACATGTTCTTACTTTTCTCGCTGACATTCAAGTCATCAAAGAACTGTACAGCATGTTCGTACAGTTGAGGAATAATAACTGCTATATCCCCATAGCCCACGTGGGCACCACTAGCTTGTAACACACCCAGTAGGCCTACACTGATAATCTCTAGCATTGACACAGCATTCAGTGCAGAGACCTTTGCTTGTATGTACCTATTCTTTGCTACCAGTAGCAATAACCTCTTAACCACCCCTTCTGCAAAAGCCATAAATTTACCACTTGATGTCAGACCCTTGCAAGTGGATGACCATATCAAGAAGCTGTGAAAGTACTTGGCATTGCTTAAATTAATATTCTCTTTAATGAAAACCGGTGGAGGCATGTATCTGGAATTTTGGTTGACGTTGTCATTGACGGAAGTACCTTCTTCAATTAGAGGTTTCTCTAGTTCTGATATGTTGGAGCCAGTGATCTTCAAGAAGTGCCATTTGTACAAGAAACTGTTAATGTCCCATGCTGGGTGATACTTCTTCTTTTCAATAATTTGATTGATGGATCTATTTAGTTGATTGCAAACCACCTTAGAGAACTGTATCATCTTCACATCTTTCTTGATAAGTGGCAAGTAGAAGTTCCACTGTGGAGAGAATGCGTTGACCAGCCTACTGGACCCATAGTGGATAATATGATTGGTGCAGCTAAAATTGCCATCCTCCACTGGCTGAAAGCTGTCAAACTTTGAATGGTAGTAACCCATCTCAATTAGCTGTGCACAACATCGGAGGTATACTGACAGGTCAGGTACTGTGGAACAAGCTACAGCGAAATCTTTTTCTGGTTTAGTAAGTGCTACATTTAATAAGGCATACTTTTCCAAGTTGATTTGATCGAGCAGGTAGTCTTCTAGTTTCAGTTGTAAACACCTACAAGCCAACCCAACTATATGCTTTTGGACTGTCTCAAATACATCAATGACTTTTAGTTGCAATAATCCATCACTATCTGTCTGAGCTAAAGCATTTGTTGCTAATTCTGGGATCCAGTAGAATTGCTGTGGGGGCAAAAATAGGGTTTCGTCTGACCTTTCAAATTCGTAGAATTTTAGACACTGAAGTGCAACTTGCTGGGGTACTGCGTCTGTATCCCTTAGGGCATCCCACGTTTCCAGTATAACCCGCAAACTAGTTAAAATGCTGCCAATCTGTTGATTTGTAAACGATAATGGTGCCTTCTTCAAATAAATAGATACGGATGCATTCAGTGCTTCAGCAGATCCAAATGGATTTAAATAGGTATAGCTCTTACTAACAGCAAAGCAAGCA comes from Dysidea avara chromosome 4, odDysAvar1.4, whole genome shotgun sequence and encodes:
- the LOC136254323 gene encoding beta-1,3-N-acetylglucosaminyltransferase lunatic fringe-like, with translation MVLTSSTDYLRVYLIATGSSFLCLVIVTLLISNYWVPIPEVAPDVLVVEHTTINNFGSFPDNKLDHNPDHPNLTQVKYKEVNSNYTDKNKSDHKKEVPSLPDHVSPTPQTDDKVAESTSAIEKETSPDKLDHNPDHPNLTQVKYKEVNSNYTDKNKSDHKKEVPSLPDHVSPTPQTDDKVAESTSAIEKETSPDKLDHNQEEPDYTNLTLHEVKPTSTNQNQNVNKKKAPNLPDHTSPTPQTDGKVAESTSTNENAIVSDSPEITPIKINGKPLEKVNANYTHNIYFSVKSSGKNYKDRLFPSMLTWFQLLDKDELTITSDNASAGKPYLDTIKKAGFNVVVSSCIENHSLKGLCCKTGTEFSSYYKALEKHNDNKDRYQWYCHVDDDIYVNVPRLSHVLQQYDPSKPYYIGQYPWKIRRQYDKHPYLPVKEDAKNRIHKRNLTVMADIFQYATGATYCASRALIMKGKHLLNGKDNFIASCQLAGNFDDITVGFIFGAVLGCNLTEVDGIYNQFYKLDDFSKEQISKFLTVSYIMNAKTHQATHTVPLQSNIPGDITKFMAYHCLLYPSVSWCPR